In one window of Bacteroidia bacterium DNA:
- a CDS encoding DUF1573 domain-containing protein: protein MKKVHALSFSFVLLMVAGSFQSANAQFWNKFNQNNKVGESVIEISFEQMQHDFGKVERGNYPDYTFAFKNTSDKPVKVVGFDRACNVTIPAYTKEVIQPGEEGYFKVVFNTRDINGEFRKHMNVIFTYQDEITKEHVMSKEIVKLSGSVAHEVAIQD from the coding sequence ATGAAAAAAGTACACGCACTATCATTTTCGTTTGTTCTGCTAATGGTCGCAGGATCTTTTCAATCAGCTAACGCTCAGTTCTGGAACAAATTCAACCAGAATAACAAAGTAGGCGAAAGTGTAATTGAAATTAGTTTTGAGCAAATGCAACACGATTTCGGAAAAGTGGAAAGAGGCAACTATCCGGATTACACATTTGCCTTTAAGAACACCAGTGATAAGCCGGTAAAGGTGGTTGGCTTTGACAGAGCCTGCAACGTTACTATTCCTGCTTATACCAAAGAGGTGATCCAGCCAGGTGAGGAAGGTTACTTCAAAGTGGTTTTTAACACCCGTGATATTAACGGTGAATTCCGCAAGCACATGAATGTGATCTTCACCTATCAGGATGAAATTACCAAGGAGCACGTGATGAGCAAGGAAATAGTGAAGCTTTCGGGAAGTGTAGCCCACGAGGTTGCCATCCAGGACTAA